The Natrinema amylolyticum genome includes the window GGCTGTCTCGAGTGGATCGAGGACGAAATCTCGCCGCTGTACAGCAAGTTCGTCACGGCGGAGTTCGACGACATCCGGCCGTTCGTCTGGAACGAGTACGACGTCGAACCCGGCCACACGTACGTCGTCGATCTCGAGGGGACCGAAGAGGAGTTGCTGAAACGGTTCAGCAGCGACGCGCGGAGTAATATCCGGAACGCCGACGAAGACGGCTATACGATCGAGGAGGGCGACAACGACGACGTCGCGCGAATCATCGAGAAGGTCCGCGAACGCTACGAGAGCCAGGACCAGCCGTTCCAGTTGAGTACCGACTTCGCACAGTCGCTCCACGAGACGCTTCCCGACGGTGCGATCCGGCCCTACGCCTGTCGTGTCGACGGCGAGTTCCTCGGCGGCATCTTAGTCGTCGAGTCCGATCGAACGCGGTATCGGTGGCAGGGCGGCGTCAAACCGGACGCCGACGTCGACATTGCGATCAACGACTTGCTCGACTGGCACGTCATGCGCGACGGCCTCCACGGCGACGTCGACGAGTACGACCTCGTCGGGGCCGGCGTGCCGAGCATCAACCGGTACAAGGCGAAGTTCAACCCGCGCCTCGAGACCCACTACGAGATCACGGCCGGGTCGTTCGGGATCGATCTGCTGGTCGATCGGTATCAGAAACACCGGTAGCATACCCGTCAGCGTCCGATCGTCGACCGTTCTGCCGTCCGCTCGTTCGTCAGCGTTCGACCGTTCTGCCATCCGACCGTTCTGCCGTCCGCCCGTTCGTCACCGTCCGATAACCGACCGTTCGTCGCGAGTCTCCTCACTCCGGGAGCCGATACTTCGACTGGCGCGCGTCCTCGAGACAGGCGCGACTGGTGACCAGCTCCTGTTCCTCGAGTTTCCCCAGCGCGTAGCGGACCGTCCGGGGACAGAGCCTGGACTCGGCCGCGATCGACTCCTGGGTCAACGGCGCCTCGTACTCGAGGACCTTGTAGACCAGTTTCGCGCTGGGCGGGAGGTCGGAGAGCACACTGTTACGGTCCCGATCCTGCTCATCGCTGCCCTCGGTGTGATCGCCGGGCTCCTCGCGCTCGTCGGTCTCGCCGTTGCCGTCGATTTCGGCGTCGGGTTCGGTCGCACTCATCGGGACTGGCCCCCGCATTCGGTCCGCGTGGGGTCGACGCGCAGCACTCGCGGTGACGGGCGATCGACGCTCGTCGCGTCGGTCAGTGGGAGCCACGTCGCGGTTCCGTCGGCCGCCGGAGTCCGTCCGGCGGCGGTAGGATCTGCCGGTATCATTCTCACTCGAGCGTACTGGTGCGAGTCATATATACAGAACAGACAGTTCAGAAATATAGGGAGGGGCTAACGAGTTGTCGTCGCCGTCGGATCGACCCACGCCGTCTCGCGCAGCGACCACCAGACGACGCTCGAGACGACGCCACGACGACGATTTCGAGTCCGAAACACAGCGGTACGATCGCCGTGATTAACCCGTGCATAGTAAGGCAGTCGCCGCCCTCAGAGGCGGATATGTTCGGAACCAGCGGCATTCGCGGACGGGTCGGGAGCGAGGTGACGGCGGAGCTGGCACTGTCGGTCGGCCGAGCGGTCGCGTCGGAGGGATACGATCGCGTCGTCGTCGGCCGCGACGTCCGCGAGAGCGGATCGATGCTCGTCGACGCGGTCGGCGCGGGACTGCGCGAGTGCGGGGCGGACGTGCTCACGGTCGGCGTCGAGTCGACGCCGACGGTCGCGCGGGCGATCGACCACCTCGAGGCTGACGCGGGCGTCGTCGTCACGGCATCACACAATCCGGCAACGGACAACGGGATCAAGCTCTGGAATCCCTCGGGCAAGGCCTTCGGCCCCGACCAGCGCGAGGCGATCGAGCGGC containing:
- a CDS encoding lipid II:glycine glycyltransferase FemX, producing the protein MSVEIRVLDSRTDADEWNRYVERSDGTNPFFRAEALRLQAEDTGSTPHLLAGFKGQEPIGVFPVFEYTRGPVTGAFSPAPHSWTSYLGPSMLNVDKLKQRKADRRTKRFLEGCLEWIEDEISPLYSKFVTAEFDDIRPFVWNEYDVEPGHTYVVDLEGTEEELLKRFSSDARSNIRNADEDGYTIEEGDNDDVARIIEKVRERYESQDQPFQLSTDFAQSLHETLPDGAIRPYACRVDGEFLGGILVVESDRTRYRWQGGVKPDADVDIAINDLLDWHVMRDGLHGDVDEYDLVGAGVPSINRYKAKFNPRLETHYEITAGSFGIDLLVDRYQKHR
- a CDS encoding MarR family transcriptional regulator gives rise to the protein MSATEPDAEIDGNGETDEREEPGDHTEGSDEQDRDRNSVLSDLPPSAKLVYKVLEYEAPLTQESIAAESRLCPRTVRYALGKLEEQELVTSRACLEDARQSKYRLPE